In Amycolatopsis methanolica 239, a single genomic region encodes these proteins:
- a CDS encoding flavin reductase produces MSDFKDLVRSAWDAAWNQGDSDALDEIVHADYELENAGLGRTSGLAELKRQVCDMRTSIPDLRTTVDKIVVDGDDFALFWSATGTFMNAFGDVPPTRRALHTRGAVQGTLRDGRIIRERVTWDPSVDMLSDLGVPGLGSALDVPASPNGAGQAVEMPSIEDLKEFNRKFVTGVTVVTTMDSADRPRGLAVSAYMPISLDPPLVALCVQKTSSTYPSLFESKHLGINIIANTQRAVIDRFASKSDDKFAGLDWHAGPEGSPLIRGAAASIEAEIKERFRAKTHVLIVAQVTYLEVSSSDPMVYKAGKFYDGATLEEI; encoded by the coding sequence ATGTCGGACTTCAAGGACCTGGTGCGTTCGGCTTGGGACGCAGCCTGGAACCAAGGTGACTCCGACGCCTTGGACGAGATCGTCCACGCCGACTACGAGTTGGAGAACGCCGGGCTGGGGCGAACCTCGGGGCTGGCCGAGCTCAAGCGCCAGGTTTGCGACATGCGGACTTCGATCCCGGACCTGCGAACGACGGTGGACAAGATCGTGGTGGACGGGGATGACTTCGCGCTTTTCTGGTCGGCAACCGGTACGTTCATGAACGCGTTCGGCGACGTCCCCCCGACGAGGCGTGCGCTCCACACCCGAGGCGCCGTTCAGGGAACCCTGCGCGATGGCCGGATCATCCGTGAGCGCGTGACGTGGGATCCGTCGGTGGACATGCTGTCCGACCTGGGAGTACCTGGCCTAGGGTCGGCGCTCGATGTACCTGCGTCGCCCAATGGCGCGGGCCAGGCGGTGGAGATGCCCAGCATCGAGGATCTCAAGGAGTTCAACCGGAAGTTCGTCACCGGTGTGACTGTGGTGACGACCATGGACTCCGCAGATCGACCCCGCGGACTAGCCGTGAGCGCTTACATGCCCATCTCGCTGGACCCGCCACTGGTGGCCTTGTGCGTGCAGAAGACATCCTCGACCTACCCGTCGCTCTTCGAATCCAAGCACCTCGGCATCAACATCATCGCCAACACACAGCGTGCGGTCATCGACAGATTCGCGTCCAAGTCGGACGACAAGTTCGCCGGACTCGACTGGCACGCCGGACCGGAGGGTTCCCCGCTGATCCGCGGGGCGGCCGCATCGATCGAGGCAGAGATCAAAGAACGCTTCCGCGCAAAAACTCATGTTCTGATCGTTGCGCAAGTCACCTACCTGGAGGTTTCCAGCTCGGATCCGATGGTCTACAAGGCTGGGAAGTTCTACGACGGCGCCACGCTGGAGGAGATCTAG
- a CDS encoding phosphotriesterase family protein, with amino-acid sequence MGPVPADELGTTLTHEHLICDWTKPLCEPQGAVDRSAFVRRVDPSICWLLTEDPSCCLDNARLEDTAAVVDELQWFIDAGGQTVVDCTNGDIGRNPRALREISERTGLNIVMGSGWYVHPYHDSGTALATADELYAQILAEFADGVGDTGVKPGVIGEIGVSPEFTVAERVRLRAAARAQLALGVPLLIHLPGWQRRAFEVLDIVLSEEGVAPEAVVLCHMDPSGEDVVYQREVADRGVWLEFDMIGMSNYFPGEGQSPSPDQTATAIARLVEAGHASRLLLSHDLSLKNMWTRNGGNGVGYVPRLFLPRLERHGVPASVTADLLTTNPRRLFIGAARASAPGESRRGCHGWELRRPRSDEEFA; translated from the coding sequence ATGGGACCCGTGCCGGCCGACGAGCTTGGAACCACGCTGACGCACGAGCACCTCATCTGCGACTGGACCAAGCCCCTGTGCGAACCCCAGGGCGCAGTTGACCGCAGTGCCTTTGTCCGACGTGTGGATCCCTCGATCTGTTGGCTGCTCACAGAGGATCCGTCGTGCTGCCTCGACAACGCACGCCTGGAAGACACCGCGGCCGTCGTCGATGAACTCCAGTGGTTCATCGACGCGGGAGGACAGACGGTCGTTGACTGCACCAACGGAGATATCGGCCGGAACCCGCGTGCGCTGCGCGAGATCTCGGAGCGAACCGGCCTCAACATCGTCATGGGTTCTGGTTGGTACGTGCACCCGTATCACGACAGCGGAACCGCCCTGGCCACAGCAGACGAGCTCTACGCGCAGATCCTCGCCGAGTTTGCCGACGGCGTCGGCGACACGGGGGTGAAGCCGGGTGTGATCGGAGAGATCGGCGTCTCGCCCGAGTTCACCGTCGCAGAACGGGTCCGGCTCCGCGCGGCTGCTCGGGCTCAATTGGCACTGGGCGTACCGCTTCTCATCCACCTGCCGGGATGGCAACGCCGCGCCTTCGAGGTACTGGATATCGTGCTGAGCGAAGAGGGCGTTGCGCCCGAGGCAGTCGTCCTGTGTCACATGGATCCATCTGGCGAGGACGTTGTCTACCAACGCGAGGTAGCTGATCGAGGTGTCTGGCTCGAGTTCGACATGATCGGCATGTCCAACTACTTTCCTGGCGAGGGTCAGTCGCCTTCGCCGGACCAGACGGCCACGGCGATCGCGCGGCTCGTCGAGGCTGGGCACGCCTCCCGCCTCCTCCTCAGCCATGACCTGTCGCTCAAGAACATGTGGACGCGGAACGGCGGAAACGGCGTCGGCTACGTGCCCCGGCTCTTCCTCCCCCGGCTCGAGCGTCACGGGGTGCCGGCCAGTGTGACCGCCGATCTGCTGACGACCAACCCCCGGCGCCTGTTCATCGGCGCCGCGCGCGCCTCGGCCCCTGGCGAAAGCCGTCGAGGATGTCACGGCTGGGAGCTTCGCAGACCCCGTAGCGACGAAGAGTTCGCGTGA
- a CDS encoding cupin domain-containing protein, giving the protein MTQHLGNAFHYDLDAEGYESLEDSRTTIHTAAHHIGMVGGVNVGVWEAEPGLIGGLTADEIFVVLEGRAEVTFEDTKERIEIGPGDIVRLNAGQRNTWRTLERLRKVSVWSDSGAQQPSS; this is encoded by the coding sequence GTGACGCAACACCTCGGGAATGCATTCCACTACGACCTCGACGCAGAGGGCTACGAGTCCCTGGAAGACAGCCGCACAACCATCCACACGGCGGCCCATCACATCGGAATGGTCGGCGGCGTCAACGTCGGGGTGTGGGAGGCGGAGCCGGGCCTCATCGGCGGCCTCACTGCCGATGAGATCTTCGTCGTTCTCGAGGGCCGCGCCGAAGTGACATTCGAGGACACGAAGGAGAGGATCGAGATCGGCCCAGGCGATATCGTCCGCCTCAATGCCGGTCAGCGAAACACCTGGCGCACCTTGGAACGGCTGCGCAAGGTGTCCGTCTGGTCGGACTCCGGAGCCCAGCAACCTTCCTCATGA
- a CDS encoding nucleoside hydrolase: MILDVDTGNDDAVAITMAATHPAIELLGCTTVAGNLSLEEATDNTLRVLNAIGRSDIEVHAGLSRPFAPTPYAYGANEVDGVFHQNTLPVGVSGLQPRSWHGVEWLIETLRQTTRQVTLIPVAPLTNIAAAITVAPDILDSIDEVVLMGGSSTFGNRTLSAEFNIYTDAVAANVVLNAGIKRLTMAALDATHDVLVSREDLHRYRTLGTLAGDLVSAVTEYYIDGYEASAGPIGTASSAPPHDALCVAYAIDPKVIDTTDAFVEVDTVSPYNYGRTAVDFHGNRGEPANVRFAKHADSALFHRILDECLRGECRAV, encoded by the coding sequence GTGATCCTCGATGTCGACACCGGCAACGACGACGCCGTCGCCATCACCATGGCCGCGACACACCCCGCGATCGAGCTTCTTGGTTGCACAACCGTTGCCGGCAACCTCTCACTCGAAGAGGCCACCGACAACACCCTCCGGGTGCTGAATGCGATCGGCAGGAGCGACATCGAGGTCCACGCCGGTCTCTCGCGTCCCTTTGCTCCGACGCCCTATGCCTACGGTGCGAACGAGGTGGACGGCGTATTCCATCAGAACACACTGCCTGTCGGCGTCTCAGGGCTTCAACCACGAAGCTGGCACGGCGTGGAATGGCTCATCGAGACTCTGCGCCAGACAACAAGGCAGGTCACGCTGATCCCAGTCGCCCCGCTCACCAACATCGCCGCCGCGATCACTGTCGCACCCGACATCCTCGATTCGATCGACGAGGTCGTCCTGATGGGCGGATCATCGACCTTCGGGAACCGAACCCTGTCCGCTGAGTTCAACATCTACACCGACGCCGTCGCAGCGAACGTCGTTCTCAATGCGGGCATCAAGCGCCTGACGATGGCCGCGCTCGACGCGACGCACGACGTGCTCGTCAGCAGGGAAGACTTGCACCGCTATCGAACACTGGGAACACTCGCCGGCGACCTCGTGTCCGCTGTGACCGAGTACTACATCGATGGTTACGAAGCGTCTGCCGGCCCAATCGGGACCGCCTCGTCTGCACCGCCGCATGACGCGTTGTGCGTCGCGTATGCGATCGACCCGAAAGTCATTGACACCACTGACGCCTTCGTCGAGGTCGACACCGTGAGCCCGTACAACTACGGACGCACTGCCGTCGACTTCCACGGGAACCGAGGCGAGCCGGCGAATGTCCGCTTCGCGAAGCACGCGGATTCGGCTCTATTCCACCGGATTCTCGACGAATGCCTGCGCGGAGAATGTCGAGCAGTCTGA
- a CDS encoding LacI family DNA-binding transcriptional regulator, translating into MKDVAERAGVAVSTVSYVVNDSGPVAADRRARVLEAVRALGYTPNESARNLKRHSVATVGLVVPDLVNQYFALIAEGVEQAASERDVLVVFCTPEATGGGESWNSRLLRSQRLDGLIYLSGSETRMDALVELTRVGPVVLVDEKLPGFNLPSVVSQNRRGAREIAAHLTSLGHERLAILGGPLELWTAEQRLSGYREAIAAAGLDPDGIPVLAGDYRMSSGEQLAAEILSRPAKDRPTALICANDLMAIGALSYCRRAGLRVPEDVSVVGFDDLPFASLLTPALTTVRQPAREMGIQATKLLLGMVEGADPTPPPPSPVSLKIRESTGPLSER; encoded by the coding sequence ATGAAGGACGTTGCTGAGCGGGCAGGAGTCGCGGTCAGCACGGTGAGTTACGTGGTCAACGACAGCGGGCCCGTGGCGGCCGATCGGCGTGCACGGGTACTGGAGGCTGTCCGCGCGCTGGGTTACACGCCCAACGAGTCTGCTCGCAACCTCAAGCGACACAGCGTGGCTACAGTAGGTCTCGTTGTCCCAGACCTTGTGAACCAGTACTTCGCGCTGATTGCCGAGGGAGTGGAGCAAGCCGCGTCCGAAAGAGACGTCCTGGTGGTGTTCTGCACACCGGAGGCGACCGGTGGCGGCGAGTCCTGGAACAGCAGGCTGCTACGCAGTCAGCGCCTCGACGGGCTCATCTACCTCTCCGGATCAGAGACGCGAATGGATGCTCTGGTCGAGTTGACCCGGGTCGGCCCTGTGGTCCTCGTCGATGAAAAGCTCCCTGGATTCAACCTGCCGTCTGTGGTCTCGCAGAACCGCCGGGGCGCGAGGGAGATCGCCGCCCACCTCACCTCGCTCGGGCACGAGCGCCTAGCCATCCTCGGCGGTCCGCTCGAACTCTGGACAGCCGAGCAGCGCCTCTCGGGCTACCGCGAGGCCATCGCCGCGGCCGGACTGGATCCCGACGGCATCCCGGTGCTCGCAGGAGACTACCGGATGTCGTCGGGCGAGCAGCTGGCGGCCGAGATCCTGAGCCGCCCGGCGAAAGATCGCCCGACTGCTTTGATCTGCGCGAACGACCTCATGGCAATTGGGGCCTTGTCCTACTGTCGCCGCGCTGGCCTGCGGGTGCCCGAGGACGTCTCGGTGGTCGGCTTCGATGACCTGCCGTTCGCATCCCTCCTCACCCCGGCTCTCACCACCGTCCGGCAGCCCGCTCGGGAGATGGGGATTCAGGCCACCAAGCTGCTGCTCGGCATGGTCGAGGGCGCCGATCCGACCCCTCCCCCTCCGTCACCGGTCTCGCTGAAGATCCGGGAGTCCACAGGCCCGCTTTCCGAACGCTGA